The window ACTGCCATCGTCCTGCCCCTGTCCATGTTCCTGAACCGCAAGGAGGTTGAACAGTGACCACCGCCCTCAAGCGCTACGGACTCGGCGTCCTGGCCATCGCCGTCAGCATTGTTGTTTTCATTATTCCGTTGCTCTTCATGGTCCTCACCGCCGTGAAGGACCGCAAGGAAGCGGCCAAACTGGACTTCGCCTGGCCCACCAACTTCCAGTTCGTGGAGAACTTCACCGCTGTTCTCTCGGCCAGGAAATTCATGCTGGTCACTGCATTCATCAACAGCACCATACTGACGGTGGTCAGTGTGACCATCCTGGTGATCCTCGCGGCCATGGTGGCCTGGGTCCTTCAGCGCCGTAAGTCCCGCTGGAACGGGGTCGCCAACTTCCTTATCCTGTCAGGACTGATTATCCCGCCAGCCATCGTGCCCACTATTTGGGTGCTGCAAAGTATGGGCCTTTTCAAAACCCTCCCGGGCCTGATCCTCATCGAAGTGGCCTTCGGCCTTTCGTTCTGCGTCATGTTGTTCCGTGCCTTCATCGCCTCCATTCCCAAGGAACTGGACGAGGCCGCCGTCATTGACGGATGCGG is drawn from Arthrobacter sp. 31Y and contains these coding sequences:
- a CDS encoding carbohydrate ABC transporter permease, yielding MTTALKRYGLGVLAIAVSIVVFIIPLLFMVLTAVKDRKEAAKLDFAWPTNFQFVENFTAVLSARKFMLVTAFINSTILTVVSVTILVILAAMVAWVLQRRKSRWNGVANFLILSGLIIPPAIVPTIWVLQSMGLFKTLPGLILIEVAFGLSFCVMLFRAFIASIPKELDEAAVIDGCGPIRLFFRVIFPLLRSVIVTVIVVQSVHIFNDFQNPLYFLPGDANATVQLTLFNFQSQFTTNYNLLFMNILLITVPPFIMYLFFNRQIVAGMTAGAVKG